The following is a genomic window from Labeo rohita strain BAU-BD-2019 chromosome 11, IGBB_LRoh.1.0, whole genome shotgun sequence.
TTTTGACACCCTAGTTGAAATCCCTATTggtctatataaataaatattaaacttaaaatattaaaatattaaatattaaacttcaTATATATTGGGGGCGCCAATAGGGATTTCGCCTAGGGTGTCAAAATGGCTAGAAACGGTCCTGCATAAATGGTTGAGAAAGAAATCGGATGTGTATCTTTATATTGGGTGCATTGTCTCTTAAAGTAACCGCCCCTAATTTACTAGTTGCTGTCGGGGTCAACGAATGACATGTACCAGTTTGTTCAATTCGTTCACGAATGCGATCTCTCTTGTTTAGAGTCAAAACAGCTATTGTCAGTGATGGACATGTACANNNNNNNNNNNNNNNNNNNNNNNNNNNNNNNNNNNNNNNNNNNNNNNNNNNNNNNNNNNNNNNNNNNNNNNNNNNNNNNNNNNNNNNNNNNNNNNNNNNNataataataataataataataataacaaatcatGACTATAAGGGAAAATTAAAGTTCAGGAGATaacctttaattattttgcgTGGCCTCAGCCTAGGGATTTAAACTTCATGTGATGATGGCCAAACAAAAAATATCGTCTGTGGTTTCAAATTTTCCTGTGggtgtatgggatggcctggatgaaTGTGAGATCTCCCGGCCTAAAATTTTGTCCCAGTaagtaaaacaatatatatatatatatatatatatatatatatatatatatatatatatataccaaaaaAAGCGTTTTCAgttcagaaatgttttgagtCCCCCCTCCCTCGCTTCACATTGATTTGGTCCACTGTCTGCTATCCCCCTTAACACACAGGAGACAGGTGGGAGAGAGCGCAGTAGTTATGTGTAAGTAAGGTAGGCTTTCAAGgctattttattaactttaaaCATCGGGTGAAGTGATTCTTTCTCATTAATACAGATGAAGCATTTTTCTATGAGCAATTAAAAGGTTACCAAGATTAGCTTGTTTAATACAGTAGCTTGTCACCCATTACAGCTAACAGGGCAATAAGCCTGTGAActgatattaggctaatattgtAGACCTATGTGTTGGGTTTTGCTCAATATGATGTTAAGTGGCAGATCAGTGGGCTTGCTGCGGTTGAATATCTAAATAAGAGAATTCCTCAGTCCCGGACGAAACCTAAAAGACTATGTGGAGGACGCAAAACAATTCATTGAATATAATATGACCGCGTGGTGAACCTATGAACCGAACTCGGCTTCCATACACATGCTGTGTACACATATATATCCTTACAAGTACAATTTAGGCTGTATTATTTGTGTCCTCTTCAAAAATtgcttttgagaaaaaaatgtgtattgtcCCCGCATACTGTTACATAAAATTTACGTCCTTGCACACACACAAGGAACAACTACGATGTCGAGAGATTATGgttattataatacaatacatttataaCATGATAAGTTAATATAAGGGcaaaattttgatatttttaaaaagtacaatgacaatacaataaaatattgtacATACAGTGGAACGTATTTGATGTTCTCATTTCAGCAATTAGTGCATAATAAATGTGGATACATTGTGCTGTCATATGCAATTTACTGAGGTTCCAAACATTTCTGACACGAAAAACATCTTACCAAGAAACACTTTAAGTACAGTTAACTCTTAATCTACTATAATATTACATGACACAAACAGGTTGCAATTTGGAGAACAAAACGAAGAAAGGTAGCCTAATATTTTCCGTGTTCAGTAACCTACTTCAGcatcaacaaaacatttatttactctTCTCCAATTCAGATTCTATAAAATAGGAGAACACTGACTTGCAATAAATGGAACACAAACGCTACGAAGAAAAGCACACATTATAGAACATAATTTCCGTTATACCACAATCAGTTGTTCGTTAAAGTCAAAACTAAAGCAAGAACAATTGAAccaacatggttactacacttatACAATGTTGACTGACACTTTtcttaagcaaaaataaatagccAGATTTAATTTGCAACTGTAGTGTGTGTAGCCCAACTTTCATCAGACAAGAGtgtatttatgcattcaaatgtCAGATCCAGAAGCCAGAAGTTTTCTTTTTCCGTCCAGTGAATGCATTGTCAATTAGCATGCATTTGGGCGCTTAACTTTGATTTACATTCCAACTTCTTTTCCTTAACACGACGGTTCTGGAACCAGATGGTCACCTGGCGTTCCGAGAGATTGGTTGTGGCGGAGATACGCCTTCTTTTGTCTTTGGTGATGAACTTGCTGGCAGCATACTCTTTTTCCAGCTCCTTTGATTGAATTTTAGTGTAAGGTACTCTCTTCTTACGACCGCGACGGTACCCATTAATCTCGGTCTGGTGTGGCACCACATCTGCAAAAATGGTTCAAGACGGGAAGAACATCTTAGGAATCATGTGATTTACCAAAGACTACTTTCCAAGTACAATCACCGATAATGGTGTCTCGTGACTCTCAAATAGCTAACCAATAATTTGTGAATTAGACTGCGACAACAATTCTGACCGAGATACTATTTTGCAAGTCCACTTGCCAAATTTCATTCACTTGCAGTATATGACAtcctatatatttaaatgttgtaaGTGAGGGGTAACAGGAAATTGTTTGATACTAAAGGAGTATTTTCACATTTGGATGGAACATGTTTAAACTTCTTGAGCTGATACAAACAAGGGCTCTAAGTGAAGAATTTTGACTCCACACTAATCTGACATATATAGCTGAGAGCAAAGTATTGGTGAATGCCGAgagattttcattaaaaaaaaaaaaaaagaaatagactCCGTTCGTTCTACTTTGCTTCCCATGAGGAATCAAACTGTATTACTTGTATAAACGAAATGGGTTTATGAGATGCTTTTCAAAGTCTCAAATCATGTTTacttttgttaattattttgttccGTTTCCTCATTGTGTTTAAACGACTAAACGCGTCTGAAACACTCAAAAAAAGTGTTGGGTTTACATAATTTAACCATATACATTGGTTCGACATGAATTAAATACGTAACACAATTATTTCTTCACTTAACTTCAACATCATAAAAtgaagttatttttagtgaCCCAAAATCGTACGGTTTGCGGATATTAACTGACAGGACTGGtttcttaaattatatttaataatataaatatttccacacTAATAGGCAACAAACAAGACCAACGTTActgtttaatgtttcttaactaaaacaacattcatattttatgtACCTGTCCTCAGCATGAGCGAAAGCTCCACTATTTTCCACGATGGCACCACAACTAAACTGGTTCATTATAGAACATGCAGTATCGAGTACCAAGTAGGCCTCTCAGTCACTTTTTCCTTGctcaaacaacataaaatacacaattttagcatttttttttattctccaCATTACGTCCTATGCAAAGATGCATGTTGGGAACTACACTACACTTTTAgaaagggggggggggggacctttcattttagtttagaaaaaaacctttttttatttagttagttaacatgcattttaaataattagtttaTATTGTCCATACATAATTTAATATCTAttccatattttaaataattacatcaaggcaaataaatcatttttagaagagaaaaacattttgtgtgtgtatgggtcaaaaaaatcttaataggaATATCAGTTAAGGAATTTTAAAGAGGCGAAATATATAATACGGTAACTTGTCCAAATCTGTCCaaattttcagcacattttcaaACAAACTAACTTGATTTAGCCATACTTTAACAAAAACGCCCCGTAAAGCCAATCAGTGTGGATTCTATTCAGaatcagttaaataaaatatattactggtcctataatttaaataaatacatactatatttatttaagtaaacaaaaaaatttcttaaaaatctCTTTTGAAACTCTTaagtttcaaaaaactgaacTTAAACTGACAGCTGCTAATCGACGTCTCTAGAAAAATCACAAGTGTATAACAAAGTCAGACCAACGTGAATCAGGCCGACATGAACATGATATTTAAAACTGGGAGACGATAAAGTAAATCACAGATCTCCGCAGGCGCCCGAACATTTTTGAAGATGGTGACTTTACTACTACACTTCCAACCCAATATTGGGAGTATAAATTAGTATAACACAGAATTCCAATCATGAATACGAATAATTCAAAGCTTTATAATATTTGCTGTTACATGTAATTTTACCCGAAAACTGGGACTTCCATAGGTGGTTAAAATGTGTCTGTTCCTTAGAACAATAGAGTTGCTCATCCCAACCGTTCGACATTGTCCAGTGCTGATACCTTTCCATAGGAATTAAAGTTTCATGCCGTGACTCTAAATGCGCACTGATTCCTGGTACAACCGGGACGTCCAGATAGCCGGGGACTGTTTGATAGGAGCTGGCAAAGCTTGGGTAAATAGCAAATTCTTTGGACCGACTGGAAAGCTCTTCAGTTGGCAGCGCACTGCTTGACTCCATGTATTTTTCGGCAGGATGATAGGAACATGGTTTCTGTTGCAAGCTTACGTTGTGGGGGTACGAAAGACGACATCCATAATATGGACCTCCGAATGGGTATTCATAGCTCAGTGATGTGCCAGATGAGGCCTGGGGCGCAGGGCACTGCCGGCCGGCATCTTGTGGAGTGATCTCCGGGTACACGGCACCCTGGTGATTCGCGAGATTCCCAGAGTGGCGTCCCAGTGCAGGGTGCGAGATGAAATCCCTGCAGTGAGATGCAGAGCAATTCCCGCTCGATCCCTCcatggttttgtttttataagaaTTACTTTCATACGACCTTTTTTCATATACACGTAAATTAATGTGTCCGCCCAGCGTCTCTGCAGGATCACGAAATCGTCTTGGGTTGTCGATGATTTTTACAACTCGCACTACTCCTGGACTAACACTTCACTTCTACTCATTTTTCTACCCGTGTACGCATGCGCATCcgctaaaaaaacaaatgtctgTTTCATTAGCACTGTTAAGATCTACATATTACTGACACATGCTGTCAAGACAAAGCGAGAGTGAGGAATTTCCTACAGGGGAAATGTCTCTCTTTCAGTGTCAATAGAGAAGTAATAGTGAAACGTTCGAGGGGATTTGATTAATATGAATCAAATAAACATGTTACAGACACGAGACACTTTAAGACTTATTATAGACCTATTATAAAGACACGTTAATTATATTGCAAATATGTGATATTTGTTTGTAATGACCTTctacttcttcttcttattattattactattattttccATATAGCGCTGAAAATAGTTTTGAAAGGtttagttgaaaaaaaaaaatagacgttacacttacaaaacaacataataCATAAAAGGTCTGTGGCTTAAGATTCCTCAGCCCGGCGGGTGTCTTTAGATATTGCTCTACGTATGTGAAACATATATCATTATTTGAAACACATATCAGTttcaaataatgcaaaaaaaaaaaaaaaaaaaaaaaaaaaaaaaacagacagggGAAACGCGCTAAGATGATTATCTAGAACGGTTAAACTGGAATGCGATTAAGTGTGTAGTGTGTTTAACTAGTGTGTTTAACTTTGCAAATAGAATGCATGCTTTAGAAATGCGTAATTGAGAAATCCGTAACTCGAACTGAACCCTTTACATAAGGCGGGGAAAACTGTGTAAATGTATTAAGCAACTGCGctttaacaattttatattagttaataTGATGGAATCGGggtaaaacaaataaacccAAATGCACACATCAACTTTCACAGTACTTTCTAACAATCTAAATACAAAAGGAATATACAAGCAGTGTAAAGCCTAACAAGTTAGCCTATGTCGTCCAAATGCAGCTTCCATGAAATCCAAGGTCAAGGTTGAAACATAGACAAAGAGGATCGTAATACGTCTAGACAGACAAGAACGAGCTTCACACTGTCGACTTCACGTGCAAATTGCAAGTAGAGCTGTCCTTAATTGTGTCTTCCTGTTGTATACATTTTACACTGCTATAATCGTAATTAAATCTTCCAGAGAGATATTCTGTTGAAACTATCCCATAGATCAAAATGTACTTAGAATTTAAAGTAAACTACCCCCAAAAGGTCTCTGAAttcctacatttatttatgtagtaaATAAACATAGTGTATTTACATAGTACATAGTCATATCTTACATAGTATTTATGTAAAGTGTCCAAacaggaataaatgtaaaactccTTAACAAAAGttaaacaacttttattaaCCTAGGTTGATGTTAGTTTACAAATATACTATTGTCCATTTATAATTCATGTGTTACTGTTGTTAGCCTACCCTAAAATCTATAATGAATtctaaaatgtatatgtaaaaaatTATCAGATTACCCTAAAATGCGAAAATTGTATTGTTCATTGAtatgttaatgcattttaatatattaatattaatttataaatggtGCTTAATACCAAACAGAACTCTCACACCTTCGCAATTACGAAATCGTATGTAATGcgaaagcaaacaaacaaataaataaacctaaTTCCGTCGTTACCAACAAAGTGCAATGGAACATGCTACCATAGTTAGCTAATGACGCTTTTGGAAAACGCACCCCTGATAAGTTCTTGAGCCTGCCCAgaaaatttgctaaatatttaattagcaTTTTGATGCAAATAAC
Proteins encoded in this region:
- the hoxc13b gene encoding homeobox protein Hox-C13b, giving the protein MEGSSGNCSASHCRDFISHPALGRHSGNLANHQGAVYPEITPQDAGRQCPAPQASSGTSLSYEYPFGGPYYGCRLSYPHNVSLQQKPCSYHPAEKYMESSSALPTEELSSRSKEFAIYPSFASSYQTVPGYLDVPVVPGISAHLESRHETLIPMERYQHWTMSNGWDEQLYCSKEQTHFNHLWKSQFSDVVPHQTEINGYRRGRKKRVPYTKIQSKELEKEYAASKFITKDKRRRISATTNLSERQVTIWFQNRRVKEKKLECKSKLSAQMHAN